The Gemmatimonadota bacterium genome segment TACCAGATGTACCACGCCCTGGGGCTCCTGGCGCTCGCCTGGGCGACCACCCATTGGGACCGCTTCTCCGGCGTGTTCGCCGGCGGCGCCATGATCTTCGGCGTGCTGATCTTCAGCGGCAGCCTGTACGCGCTGGCGCTCGGCGCGCCGCGCTGGTTCGGCGCCGTCACCCCGGTGGGCGGGGTGGCGCTCCTGGCCGCGTGGCTGGCCGCGCTGGTGGGAGTGCTGCGGGCGTAAACCGCTTTTTCAGGGAGCGGGAATGAAGACCAGGAGACTGCAGGCGTACGCCTCGCTGGCCGAGATCATATCGGCCTTGGCCATCATCGCGTCCTTGCTTTACGTCGGCTACGAGTTTCGCCGCACGTCGACGATCAGCAGTCGCGAGGCGGACCTCGTGCTGTTCGAGCGCGGCCGCGAGGCCAACCGTCTGCTGATAGAAAGCCCCGGGCTGGCCGAGATAGTCGTGGCCGCCGCGTCCGCGCCCGAGAAGCTTTCCGAGGCGGATCGGCTAAGGTTCCTGACCTACCAGCACGACTTCTTCGACTCCTGGGAGATCGGCTGGTACTACCACGCCGATGGCATCCTCGATACCGATGAGTGGCTGGAGTGGAACGAGTGGTTCACGGCGATGGCGCGCCGGCGCCCCGCGTGGGCGTGGACGGAGAACCGGCAGAACTTCACCGGCCCGGACTTCCGCCAGCACGTGGACGAGGCGCTGGCGGGGAGGTGATTGGAGAGGCGCCGCCGCCTGTCGGCGACCGAGCGTCCGACCAGGACTAGCCGACCTCAGGCTCGCCTCTGTCGCGTCCGCTCCTACCGAACAACTGACGTCCCAACAGAGCCGCCGCCGGCACACCTATCACCAGATTCGACCAGATCGCGATCTCGCCCACCGGCCAGAAGGTCCGGCACGGTGAGGGGCAGAGCGAAACCAGCGTGGCGACCCCGAAGGCCACCAGCAGGAGGCTGAACCCGAGCAAGGCGTACAACCCTCCGCGTCCCCCGTGGGATGCCGCCACGATGGCCCAGATCCAAGCGCCGAACAACACCAGATTGATCAGCGTGGTGGACGCCAGCGCGTCGC includes the following:
- a CDS encoding DUF423 domain-containing protein; translated protein: MARLFFAAGAALALLAVAAGAFGAHALESRLSADRLETWQLASRYQMYHALGLLALAWATTHWDRFSGVFAGGAMIFGVLIFSGSLYALALGAPRWFGAVTPVGGVALLAAWLAALVGVLRA